In Candidatus Eisenbacteria bacterium, the following proteins share a genomic window:
- the tusE gene encoding TusE/DsrC/DsvC family sulfur relay protein has product MPHLDYQGRTLELNEEGFLLRPQEWDDGVALALAKDQEGLQTLTDDHWKVVRFIRSHFLETNLAPMVRTMCKTTGIPLRQIYDLFPSGPAKGACKVAGLPKPDGCV; this is encoded by the coding sequence ATGCCGCATCTCGACTATCAAGGAAGAACGCTCGAACTCAACGAGGAAGGGTTCCTGCTTAGACCTCAGGAGTGGGACGACGGCGTGGCACTTGCCCTTGCCAAGGACCAGGAAGGTCTGCAGACCCTCACTGATGACCACTGGAAAGTCGTCCGCTTCATCAGGAGCCACTTCCTCGAGACGAATCTGGCGCCGATGGTGCGAACGATGTGCAAGACCACCGGCATTCCGCTTCGTCAGATCTACGATCTGTTCCCCTCCGGACCGGCGAAGGGAGCCTGCAAAGTCGCCGGCCTTCCGAAACCCGACGGCTGCGTCTAG